Genomic window (Chryseobacterium sp. H1D6B):
ATCCTTTTGAATTTGTATACTTATATGATAAAGCATCGAAAAAAGATAAGAATGCTTACGTTCTGTCGGCTGCAACAATGGATCTTGTTCGTGAGCTGGATAAAAAATACAGGCCTAAAGCACGGATTGAACAGCATCAATAGAAGAAAACTCATAAATACAGAAAGGACAAATCATTGATTTGTCCTTTTTGCTGTTTTTTAATATAAACTTAATTCGATAGGATTGTAATTTTTTTCTGCTTCCACAGCATTACGTCTCATAAATTCAATGTCTTCTTTGTTTTCAATAAATTGTTCATGCAGTCTCATCATGCCTGCTGTCCTGTTTTTAAAAATTTCGGCAGTTTTTTCCTTTGTTATTTTTTTTACATTTCTCGCTATGTTAGCAGATACGCAGATGTATTTATAAACTAGATTCCCAAGCAGTGTGGGACATTAATTAATAAATACTTAATTCAATAGGATTGTAATTTTTTTCTGCTTCTATTACATTTCTTCTTATCATTTCAAGATCTTCTTTATTTTCAAGATACTGTTCGTGTACGCGCATTTTGCCTGCAGCCCTATTTTTTAAAAGCTCCCATATTTTATCCTTCGTTGTTTTTTTTGCATTAAGCGATGCGTTAGCAGATCTGCAGGTATATTTTCTTTTTCTAAAGGTGTAAAGTGTATAATGATAGTCGTCTTTAGCATCATATATTTCAGTTATTAATCCGGGCAGGCCGTTAAATTTATAGGGCCCGTACTGAAAGGGAATATCAGGAGTGAACCAAGCCGTCCAGATTCTGCCGTATTTGGTGGTTTCCGCTTTCTGGCATTTGAAACCTAAGACCGTTTTGAATTCGTTTTTGATCTTCCAATTGATACTATTGGGTTCTTCATATGAATAGTCGGCATAGTTAATTTCAGATGTAACATAAATTTTAGCTGATGTTGTACCAATAGTTTCACGGAAATCTGTTACATACCTCATTCCTTCATCCATAGGGATATTTACTTTTTCTATTTCAAGAGAGTCTGCAATGTACTTATTCATATTCTTAAAAAAGGAAGCTTTTTGATTGATCAGGAGAGCAAAGGTTGTTTCCTTTTTATAATCACTGACATTAGAAAGTTTATATTTTAGTTTATAATCTGCTTCGTAAATTACATCAAATTTTTTCTGAGAAAATAGGAATGTTACGATTAATAAATTAATCAGTAGTATTATCTTTTTCATTTTAAATATTTTTTAGTTAAACAGTAAAGACCGCCAATATATGACGGCCATACTAAATAGTTTCTATTAATGGCTGTAAATTACAGTAATCACGGTAGAACCTGCGTGTTTAGGACAATTTTCACTATTCAAATCGGTTAGGTAACCGTTTAATTGGGTGTTTGTCATGTGATCTGCAATAGTCTGACTCACCTGAACAACCTTTCCGCAAGAAGTTCTGAAAGGAAATGCGCTTATCACGCCCGCTGCTAGTAAAGCACCTAGTAAAATTGTCTTTTTCATAATGTGTGTTTTTAATTTCTGGATCAAAAATATTAAAATAAATCAATTAAAGAAGAATTATTTTTTTATGTTAAGTTGCCTGATAACAGGTGGTGTAAGCTGTTATTTATATTATTACGGGAAAATATGAAATTGTTTAAGCGGATGTGATGGGTGGGTTGAAATTTTTCTTGAAGTGGAAAATATTTTGACATAACTTACAAATAATGCGTAGATGATTGTGAGGGGTGGATATATCTATCTGGGGTTAAGTAGAATTAATTATTAAAATCTTCAAATGATATTTAGAGATTTCTTATCCACTTATCTTCATTATAAAAATATGTATTCCCATTGTTGTGAATAAAAAAATAATTGTATTATTGTATAACAAATAAAACACAAACTAAATGAAAAAAAAATTATTTATACAGCTTCTGCTGTTCTTCACTTCGTGCCTTGCTCTCTATTCCTGCATCCATGATGATGTATCTTCTGCAGCAGATCCTGCTTTAAAAGAATATACCAACAAAAGCCTCTGGAAGGAAGATGAAAAGTATATCAAAAATGTAATGGAGATTTATCAAGCAAATGAAGATAAAATTAAAAAAACAAGCGGAACTCCTTATTGGGATTATGCTTTAACCTTAGAAAGCTTTGATGAAAGCTTCTTAATGGTTCCTATTGTTGAAGCAGAAAGGGTTGTTTCAGTTATGCAGGTTCCAAGACATGGAAGCAAAATTCGTTTCTATTATACAAACTTCAAGAGCCAAATCGACTTCTTCCAAGCTCTTATATCTGCGCAATATAAAAAAGCAATTCTTTCAGATGCCCCTGAAGCAGATAAAACCATTGTATGTAAGACTGTAACGGTCAGTGTATGGCTTCCCGATAATGAAAGCAATCCTGATCCGGGTTCGGGAGCTGGACATTGGGGAACGCATTCTGTCATTAAATGCAAACAAGTTC
Coding sequences:
- a CDS encoding GLPGLI family protein — translated: MKKIILLINLLIVTFLFSQKKFDVIYEADYKLKYKLSNVSDYKKETTFALLINQKASFFKNMNKYIADSLEIEKVNIPMDEGMRYVTDFRETIGTTSAKIYVTSEINYADYSYEEPNSINWKIKNEFKTVLGFKCQKAETTKYGRIWTAWFTPDIPFQYGPYKFNGLPGLITEIYDAKDDYHYTLYTFRKRKYTCRSANASLNAKKTTKDKIWELLKNRAAGKMRVHEQYLENKEDLEMIRRNVIEAEKNYNPIELSIY